aaaccaaaaattagtctaaatctcaaaattaattttccttatttatacTCTACAAATTATTCAAATAAGgcacatttcatttatttcaatatCAATCATTTCCTCACCATCCCTTGCTCTACAATACCCTTTTCATCTCTCATTTCTTCTTGCCCCatccctttttttcctttatgcAGCCAGTGgaaatttaaatacatttaaatacatatatattttactgacaacttttatacttacagacaacaagccatggtatttccctcccccacttgaATTTTTGATATGAAGACACTTCACTGCTAAATAGTTCAGTATTCAGAAGTTCTAATGGAAttaagcagaggtgagaggataaaCCTAAgttgaaggccagtctggaactacagagtgagttccaggtcagtctggcttagagtgaaactctacatccaaaaaaaaaaaaaaaaaaaaaaaatctcttggtctagagaggtggcttagcagttaaagcacttacatgcaaaacctaaggacccaggttccattccctatgtaaactagatgcacattgtggtacatccatctagagtttgtttgcaggagctagaaaCCTTGGTGCacttattatctctctctctttctctccttctctctctccctcttcttctccctctctctcttaaataaataagtaaatttttttttaaatccccagtAAATGCACTCTTTAATATCTCATCTGGTAGAATGGAAGTCTGTAGATTGAGCAGAATATCCAATAAACATGAACACTCCTGGGGTTGTGGAGAAAGCTTAGTGAGTGaaatgtttgctgtgcaagcaagaggacctaaATTGAATCCCCAGAACCGTAACTGGGATTTCTGCCAACAACCTAAAGAACTACTCACTCAAGTTATCTTGAAGAGTAAAATGAGTCTGTTGAGGATTACTAATTGAGTTCTGAATGGCCATGGCTTACCAAGGTCCTAGTTTATATGGCTGTATCAGCAGCAGGATGATGCAAACACAGACTCTAAGTACTACCTGTTGTCACAGCAGTCCAAGTAACTACAGGCTTAGACAACAAAAGGCACAGACAAAATAAGGCTGAGGAAGTTATGCATAATCCATCTTTGTCTGAATCAGGGAGTCTGCTCATCGCATAAACACCATCTAACCATAGGATGAATGGTTTGGTTCACTACACTCTGCCACATATAACAGCTAAATGAACGTGTTGCAAATGGAGTTATCCCAGGAAGGATTTAGAGGACTAGGCTCATTAAACTACCTGTTATTCCTTCAGCTGTTCTACATATTGAAAAGTACTGAAATATTTCACTGTGGCAGAAAATTGGGTGGTTGGAATAAAGAGGTCTAGAATAATACTCAAATATCAATATGAGTATACAatccaataaatatatttaatcctGATTGTTACCATAATAGAAGATAATTTTCTTCTTGCAAAAGACTCTTGCCAGGGCTGCCTTCATGTCTCTGTTCCTCAGGCTATAGATGAAGGGGTTCAGCATGGGAGTCACCACTGTGTACATCATAGACATAACAGTCTCCTTCATTGTAGAATTAGTAGCTGATGGGCATAAGTAGAGACCAATAACTGTCCCATAGAACAGTGACACCACAGACAGGTGGGAACCACAAGTAGAGAAGGCTTTATGGATGCCATGAGCAGAAGGAACCTTGAGAATGGAGGAGACAATCTGAGCATAGGACACAATAATGAGAACAAATGGAATGACAAGAATAATGCCTCCCATGACAAATATCACCAATTTGTTAATGTGAGTATCAGAGCAGGACAGCTTGAGCAGGGCAGACATGTCACAGAAAAAGTGGGGAATCACATTGTCTGCACAGAAAGACAATCTGGCCATGAGCAGAGTGTGCAACATGGCATGAAATGTGGTTAACAGCCAAGATATCACCACCAGACACACACAGCGCTTGGGGCTCATGATGCTGGTGTAATGTAGGGGGAAgcagatggccacatagcggtcATAGGCCATAGCCACAAGCAGGAAGCTCTCAAGGTCTGCAAAGAACAGGAAGAAGTACATTTGCATCAAGCATCCTGCATAGGAGATGGATGGTACTTGGCTCTGCATGTTCTGCAGAAGTTTGGGCATCGTGACAGAGGAAAAGCAAAGGTCAGAGAAGGACAAGTTGCTGAGGAGAGAATACATGGGCATGTGGAGACGGGAGTCCAGATGAATGAGGACGATGATGAGGAAGTTCCCCAGCATGGTGGTGAGGTACATGGTCAGGAATAGAACATAGAACAGGAGTTGGTGCTCTGGAGGGATGGGCAGGCCCAAGAGGAGGAACTGTGAGATGATGGTTTGATTCTGTCCTGTCATGCTCGGTCTCCAGGATCTTTAGGAGAAAATAATAGTGTCCCTgaagtataaaaacaaaaatgaacatattTCTATGATCTATTATCTGTCACAGTTCTGCAATGATTTTATCTCAATTCATACTGGAAATTCAACAACCTGCAATCAGAAATATGGCCCAACTGAATCCTAGCCTTCTGTCTGACTTACTCTTTTTCACTTCTCATTAGATGTAACAGTGTTGACTCTTCCCTCCCATCCAAATCATGCTCTAAATTTCCTGGTACTTCAACTCTGCTGATGGTTTTATAGTCATTTGTCCTCAGCaactactatttatttatttattaactgtaTCTACCATGTCACTGTTTCCCGAGGCATTTTCCTAAACACTGTTCCATTATAAATCTATAGACACAGCCCTGATGGTGCTCCCATGGCATCAATTACCATCTAAACCTCATGAGCAACCCTCCCTGTCACCTGCAGTACCATCACTGACTGCTCACTGATCATCTCCCCATGAAAGTACCAGCACCATAGTCAACTCAGCTGGCGTGCATGAAACTCATGGCTCATGCTGCCTTTGTCCTAGTCCACTTCTCCAGTGCCTCATGTCAGGCTCAAGTCAGCTATCTGTTTTTTTCTCATAGTTGCTTCCTTCCCTTCAGCATCTCATCTTGGACCTCCTAAAGATCTACACTGtattctctttcttattctctttccttattcctgtctctcctcttgcctatttcctctctccctttgtttctttctgtcttcttgttTTATGGAGAGTAGCCCAAACTGGCGTCAAAGTCACCATCCTTCCGCTTCCACCTTCCGAGTGCTGTGTATGGCACCACGCTCACTTTACATTCTCTTTCTGATTGACCCATGCATACTTGCCCCAGTTTCCAAAATCTGAACTAGGTTGCTACTGTGTCTTGTCTAGACAGTTAGAATAGAAGAGCTTACCGTTTCACCTCCCTGATCCTATGCTCACCCTGCTGCAATCTCCTCATACTGCCTCCATGCTCTTCCTGGCTTCAGTCTCTTCTTTCTGTGGCTGTCTAGGATGAAATTCTGATCAACATTATCATGCTTCATGACTGCTCATTactcttaaaattaatttaaaatctttGAGGACAAGAAGGCAAAACATGCCTCATGAGCTGCATCTTGGCTCTCTCTACAATGCTATCTGACCCCCACAATGAGTCATGTCCTACACAGCAGTGTTTCATCGTCACAATTTCTTTACTCCCGCCTTCCACCTTGGCTGTTCCTCCTGCCTAGCCATATCTTCCCTCTTCTCCTGCTTCATATGATCTACCCTCAGTTAGCTTTCATGTATATTACATGTGACTTTCCCAGCTAAACCTTCTGTGTTTCCCTAGACCAGCTGAGACCTGCTGCTATGTTCTTCCAGGGTCCATCACACATCCCACAGCACTCAATACCCTTGATCAGTGGTTTATAACTTACCTCCCACTAGACTGGAAAGTGTTAAGGAAAACTCATGTGTGCCTTCATTCTGTAACAGGGTCAACACCTGGCATGGCACCTGGACAGGACCAGTGGCTCATGAGTATCTGTTTGCTGCCCCTCAGACTGAAACATAATTCTTTCAATTCTAAAGGCTGAAAACAACCATCTAAGAATCACAGCTATGAAATTTTCCCAGGACTCCCTAGTTTGAACCAAACTTTATTACACTTTGATTTATGACACTTTAGTATTGAATTTCTAAGTGCAACTTCAGGCCGCACCACTCTTTTTTCTAAATACACAACCAGAAAATCTGCAATATGTTGATATCAtgctgatatttttgtttttgtttgtagacATCCAGACATAGCATGCTGGAGTTACGATAAGGAAAAGCATCAGTGAAACTGTATAGACCCAAGACAGATCTTGAAGACCTCAGTGTGCTGCTTTCCTAAGAAATGAGTAAGACCATATGTGGCATCCAGATACTATTATGCATTACAGATTAATACCATGTTTCCCCAAtacctgcagagactgactgaggtctcttggtctccacaatgaacaccaataacctcactgaagaccctcagcagaattggggaggGGCAGGGGTGTCAAGTGtgcaaatttttaataaaaagtcaataaaatCTTTAAGAAGGATTCAGCTGCTACTGATCAAGGATATAAGTTTCAGCCATTCCTTCTCATCTTCCTCACTTGGTATATGTACAATTCTCAGTCTAGACTGCACATAAAATCATGAAGCACAGAGCTTTGGGCCTGAGATAAAGCTCAATGATAAGGTCCTTTCCTAGCATGGACAAGTACCTGGTTCCAATCCCCAGTActaaataaatgaagaacaaaTAAGTAGCTTCTAAAAATTAACATGtgaagtacttgatgaccctgcTAAATCCTAACTTTGACTCAGGTAGTCTTGatgtaagaaaaaaattctacatgTTGTTAAAAGTTCAAGTTTCACTTTCAGTGATACAAACTCTGCAGACCCACGGAGCACCCATAGAGTAGTGAGATGACACATACATTGTTAAGTAAACAAATCTGAGCCATCCACTAACAAAGGTGATACTAACTTCTTGGAGCCAGTCCACAGTATTTTTGAAGCTCCTTGATAAATTCAGTTATACAGTCAAGGGTTAAAACCCTCTGTATCAAATGTCTACTTCACAGAGATAATATCATgttgaaataatttaattttgtgaGAATAAATTTTATGCTAATATTAGAGAATCCACTCATTAATAGAAAGATTGCAAATGGTAAAATTTAACCAGAAGATTTGTACATTATGAAAAGTctgaggagagagaaatagaaaaagaagaaagatgtcaTACCTGGGAAAATATCCTGAGTAACATTATGCAAGCTAGGAAAACACGACCCTCAGATATGAAGGACACTAAGACACCAGTACATTCATCCTTCTGCTAAGTTACTCAGGGGGTCTCAGGATAACTCCAACACCCTGATCCAAAGCCCTCTTCCCTTTATTAATTATAGACATAGACAGGAACAGTCTCTGTAGTCATCATCTGTGTCAGTACCACCCCTGCTTGCATTTTCATTCTATGCATTCCTAGGCTGAGGGGATCTGTGTCCCAGAGGAATGCAAATCCTGGAGGAACTTGTTAAGAACAAACAATTATTTAGGACCTGTCTGCAACCAACTCTCTCAGACACCTGGAGCTCTGACTAATGACAGTGTCTGATCTCACTTGACTACACTCCTGGTTATGGTGGGAGCTGAGGAATGCTGATACTTACACATTGCCTGTTTGCAAAATCACACATAGCCCTGTGTCAGTGGAGCTTGCATTGGTGGAGGTGATAAAGAATGGCTTGAGTCATAAAAGGCACCAAAACCAAAGTGTGAATGCtttcaactatttttaaatttctacaaGAGAGGTCATCAGCTGTTTTGAAGCAGAGTGCCACCATGAAAGACACATGCTTGAGAACATCCCATGATGCAGTCTCTGACTATAAACCACAGAATCAGGCCATGTAAGGATAAACATGCTGCTAATAAGAGTTGATCTTTTATGAATTTGTTCCATTCTTCCTCAAGttgagatagaaaagaaaattcagaatCCCACCCTATTGACTTACTTTCATCTCCTTACATCTCTAGGAAAGCCTAGCCAGCACACATCACCAACATCACAACCATTCTCTGAATCAGAATGTGCCTGAATATCCCCTAATGCCatgctcttcctgtctctgcaaatTGATCACTTAGAAGTCATAGAAGACATCTTCCACTTCTTCCTCCAGGCTCCcctgcaataaaaataaaaataaaaattcattcccTGGGAAgctatttcttcatttgtttttcagtTATTTGGCTAGTATaatttgcattaatttttttttgtggggctggagggatggcttagcagttaaggaatttgcctgcaaagcctaaagactcaggtgcagttccccagtacccacataaagccatatgcacaaggtggcacatgtgtctggagttcatttgtagtgtatagaggccctggcatgcctattctctctctctctctctctcaatatctctatctctctctgtctctctctctacatctctctctccccctctcattctaaaatgaatgaatgaataaatgaaatattttaaaaaacacaaaatttagTTTTGCACATGAAAATATTAAGTGGTGCCCAAAGAATTCCCCAAGGAGTCAGACGCAGTGCTCCCTCCTCCTGCTGAGTACAGCAGCCCAGTTTCTCCCTGGATATCAGTCTCAAACCCCTCAGGCAGAATGACACCACTGTTCTTTGTGCATTACTTCACTAAGAACCAAAACCAGCTGTGTGGGAGGCTTAGCTTCCATTTCAGTGAAACCATTATTACATTCCCAGGGAGAATAATAGACCCATTAAGAGCTGCATATTTTTAGGACACCATTGTAGGTCCGACACACTCatttcttgccactgtgaacaaacttcagatgcatgtgtcacttttatgtatctggtttctggagaattgaacctgggccagactttgtaggaaagcacctttaaccacttatccatctccCTAGACCCTGACAGACTCATTTCTTACTCCATCTATGGCTACAAGAGCCAGTTCTGCATTGATGCCAACTAGCCTTAATAGATGCAACTTGATAGTAGTTCACCTCAATCTTTCTGCACATGCTCCTTGATTTTTACTCTAGGACTTCTCTGACTTGACAAAAGATAATAATGAAAATCTC
This is a stretch of genomic DNA from Jaculus jaculus isolate mJacJac1 chromosome 9, mJacJac1.mat.Y.cur, whole genome shotgun sequence. It encodes these proteins:
- the LOC101595284 gene encoding olfactory receptor 1468 — encoded protein: MTGQNQTIISQFLLLGLPIPPEHQLLFYVLFLTMYLTTMLGNFLIIVLIHLDSRLHMPMYSLLSNLSFSDLCFSSVTMPKLLQNMQSQVPSISYAGCLMQMYFFLFFADLESFLLVAMAYDRYVAICFPLHYTSIMSPKRCVCLVVISWLLTTFHAMLHTLLMARLSFCADNVIPHFFCDMSALLKLSCSDTHINKLVIFVMGGIILVIPFVLIIVSYAQIVSSILKVPSAHGIHKAFSTCGSHLSVVSLFYGTVIGLYLCPSATNSTMKETVMSMMYTVVTPMLNPFIYSLRNRDMKAALARVFCKKKIIFYYGNNQD